The proteins below come from a single Rosa rugosa chromosome 2, drRosRugo1.1, whole genome shotgun sequence genomic window:
- the LOC133734550 gene encoding large ribosomal subunit protein P2-like, with amino-acid sequence MKVVAAYLLAVLGGNTSPSADDVKKILGSVGADADSDRIELLLSQLKGKDVAEVVASGREKLASVPSGGAVAGVAPAAGTAGAAATAAGEQKKEEKVEDEEEEDDADIGGLFGDDD; translated from the coding sequence ATGAAGGTGGTTGCTGCCTATTTGCTTGCTGTTCTGGGAGGGAACACCAGTCCCTCTGCTGATGATGTGAAGAAGATTCTCGGATCGGTTGGAGCCGATGCCGATAGCGATAGGATCGAGTTGCTGTTGTCTCAATTAAAAGGAAAAGATGTCGCCGAGGTAGTTGCCTCCGGAAGAGAGAAGTTGGCATCTGTGCCTTCTGGTGGCGCAGTTGCTGGTGTCGCACCCGCAGCCGGCACCGCTGGTGCTGCAGCTACTGCTGCTGGCGAGcagaagaaggaagagaaggttgaagacgaagaggaagaagatgatgcaGATATTGGTGGTCTCTTTGGCGACGACGACTAA
- the LOC133727970 gene encoding proton pump-interactor 1: MGVEDLGFEKVQGPVGTVSEGENSAKENGKLEEGSGHNEPIKFGSHGDEMTKKEGNGVAVQNFPQDAVDEWPAPKQIHSFYFVRYRTFDDPKLKAKIEQANVEVQKKNQARSRVLEALNAKRSERFELIEQIKALRSDNQQIRKIADEKFKEIEPLQKDLKKLRNADHAGRNGGLCSSEEELDARIKGLQYIIQHESIPLSEEKKILKEIKQLENTRGEVIANAAVRAKIQESVVHIDKDALQDQVKLIGGDLDGVRKEQQAVRSKIQQLDDAIKAVDKQISSIRDELKIVTDKRDQAQQSIFTFRQQLDQQNASFYLSRNILNKARGLAMKNDVKALEELTHAEVEKFMSQWNSKKDFRDDYEKRILSSLDSRQLSRDGRIRNPDEKPLVVHEVSTPIVVESATKANTKQVKEDGRSAPLDSLPVQKVQKEAKSKAVLPKSTVDEDEEIYGLEKPKKDSKESKVDEAKLKEMKREEEIAKAKQAMERKKKKAEKAAAKAEIRAKKEAEKKLKEREKKAKKKATSVTENNPDEATEPIAEVAEPEIPNVEVPVPAKEKVQKDKTIRNRGRPRGPDSLPKAILKRKKSNNYWVWAAPAAFLVAVFLALGYYYLL, encoded by the exons ATGGGGGTCGAAGATTTGGGATTTGAGAAGGTCCAAGGACCAGTTGGGACTGTTAGTGAAGGAGAGAATTCTGCCAAGGAAAATGGGAAACTGGAAGAAGGGTCAGGGCATAATGAGCCCATAAAATTTGGATCACATGGTGATGAAATGACTAAAAAGGAAGGGAATGGGGTTGCGGTACAAAACTTCCCTCAAGATGCAGTTGATGAGTGGCCTGCCCCTAAGCAGATCCATTCTTTTTATTTCGTCAGGTACCGGACATTTGATGATCCAAAGTTAAAAGCCAAAATTGAGCAGGCTAATGTAGAAGTTCAGAAGAAGAATCAGGCTCGATCTCGAGTCCTTGAAGCATTAAATGCAAAGAGG TCCGAGAGATTTGAGTTAATAGAGCAGATTAAGGCTCTGAGATCTGACAACCAGCAAATTAGAAAAATTGCGGATGAGAAATTTAAGGAGATTGAGCCTCTGCAGAAGGATCTCAAAAAGCTCCGCAATGCAGATCATGCTGGTCGCAACGGTGGTTTGTGCTCATCTGAGGAAGAGCTTGATGCTCGG ATCAAAGGCTTGCAGTATATCATACAACATGAGAGCATTCCGTTGTCTGAGGAGAAGAAAATCCTTAAAGAGATCAAACAACTTGAAAACACACGTGGAGAAGTCATTGCTAATGCTGCTGTACGAGCCAAGATTCAGGAATCAGTGGTTCATATAGACAAAGATGCCCTTCAAGACCAGGTTAAA CTTATTGGTGGTGATTTGGATGGAGTAAGGAAAGAGCAACAAGCAGTTAGGTCCAAAATTCAGCAACTTGATGATGCAATTAAGGCCGTAGATAAGCAAATTTCATCAATACGGGATGAGCTGAAGATTGTAACTGATAAGAGGGATCAAGCACAACAGAGCATTTTTACATTTAGGCAGCAGCTTGATCAGCAA AATGCCTCCTTTTACCTAAGCCGTAATATCTTGAACAAAGCGAGAGGTTTGGCTATGAAGAATGATGTTAAAGCACTTGAAGAGCTTACTCATGCAGAG GTGGAGAAATTTATGTCCCAGTGGAATAGTAAAAAGGATTTTAGGGATGATTATGAGAAAAGAATTTTGTCGTCTCTGGATAGTCGGCAATTGAGTAGGGATGGACGAATAAGAAACCCAGATGAGAAGCCATTGGTGGTTCATGAAGTGTCCACACCCATAGTAGTAGAGTCGGCAACAAAAGCTAATACAAAACAAGTCAAGGAAGATGGCAGATCTGCTCCATTAGATAGTTTGCCTGTACAGAAGGTTCAGAAAGAAGCCAAAAGTAAAGCAGTGCTTCCAAAATCTACTGTAGATGAAGACGAGGAGATATATGGGCTTGAGAAACCGAAAAAGGACAGTAAAGAAAGTAAAGTTGATGAAGCAAAGTTGAAGGAGAtgaaaagagaagaggaaaTTGCTAAAGCTAAGCAGGCCatggaaaggaagaagaaaaaggcaGAGAAAGCTGCAGCTAAAGCAGAAATTAGAGCTAAAAAAGAAGCCGAAAAGAAGCTCAAG GAGCGTGAAAAGAAGGCAAAGAAGAAGGCTACATCGGTAACCGAGAACAATCCTGATGAGGCAACGGAACCAATTGCTGAAGTTGCAGAACCAGAAATACCTAATGTTGAAGTTCCGGTCCCTGCTAAGGAGAAGGTGCAAAAGGATAAAACTATCAGGAATAGGGGTCGTCCAAGAGGTCCAGACTCACTTCCGAAAGCCATACTGAAGCGGAAGAAGAGTAATAATTATTGGGTATGGGCTGCTCCTGCAGCTTTTTTGGTTGCGGTGTTTCTAGCACTCGGTTACTACTATCTTCTCTGA